In one Yarrowia lipolytica chromosome 1A, complete sequence genomic region, the following are encoded:
- a CDS encoding uncharacterized protein (Compare to YALI0A18898g, weakly similar to uniprot|Q96UB6 Neurospora crassa Conserved hypothetical protein, similar to Saccharomyces cerevisiae SSH4 (YKL124W); ancestral locus Anc_2.448), translated as MDDVPLIVGLTSGLGTLILGLILITVWLTIPSSRSSGRIRLGGSAPGSYDDEQQFLRDEVEAIEAMDEQQREAYFAAKAFIQTNPPNSAQSEISLGQYMTIQEKGVAAWEFQMDLFANTSSAALSNAAQSAHITCFVENRTELQFLGGVINRQTDSDITYTSPRSVQTNLPLPKQNETYYWEVKMYDKPVDTTVAVGLCTKPYPLSQLPGQHRYSVGFESTGHKRNNQPFNDVPKYGLPFNQGDVVGVGYRPRSGTIFFTRNGKRLEEVVHGMRLNLFPTVGATGPCQLHVNFGQSGFVFIEANVKKWGLAPVQGNLAPPPPYGRHQQNSLLLESEEPEAEVDEPESPPPSFERTLTSTSTASLGDLQCEYPEESINLAKLTPQQGSVENLPRASETATNNQPTSSVTVEDVTDETTPGDAVSVSSSTSDGQTVLDMLEEAQSVIIDPPQRSLNTSPPPSYKSDSDSS; from the coding sequence ATGGACGACGTACCGTTAATAGTGGGACTGACCTCGGGCCTGGGAACGCTGATTCTCGGGCTCATTCTCATCACAGTGTGGCTGACCATCCCCTCGAGCCGATCGTCCGGCCGTATCAGACTGGGAGGCTCTGCTCCGGGATCCTACGACGATGAACAACAGTTTCTACGGGACGAGGTCGAGGCCATCGAGGCCATGGACGAACAGCAACGCGAGGCCTACTTTGCCGCCAAGGCCTTCATCCAGACCAACCCCCCAAACAGCGCCCAGAGCGAGATATCTCTCGGCCAGTACATGACCATCCAGGAGAAGGGCGTGGCAGCCTGGGAGTTCCAGATGGACCTGTTTGCCAACACGAGCAGCGCAGCCCTCAGCAACGCCGCCCAGAGCGCCCACATTACCTGCTTTGTGGAAAACCGCACGGAGCTGCAGTTTCTGGGAGGTGTCATCAACCGACAGACCGACTCCGACATCACATACACGTCGCCACGGTCGGTCCAGACCAACCTGCCGCTCCCCAAACAAAATGAAACCTACTACTGGGAGGTCAAGATGTATGACAAGCCCGTCGATACCACCGTGGCCGTGGGACTGTGCACCAAACCATACCCTCTGTCTCAGCTCCCGGGACAGCACCGGTACTCTGTGGGCTTCGAGTCCACCGGCCACAAGCGCAACAACCAACCCTTCAACGACGTGCCCAAGTACGGACTACCCTTCAACCAAGGCGATGTTGTTGGCGTGGGTTACCGACCCCGAAGTGGcaccatcttcttcacccGCAATGGAAAAAGACTCGAAGAGGTGGTCCACGGCATGCGGCTCAACCTCTTCCCCACCGTGGGCGCTACCGGACCTTGTCAACTGCATGTTAATTTCGGACAGTCTGGATTTGTGTTCATCGAGGCCAATGTCAAAAAGTGGGGTTTGGCCCCCGTCCAGGGCAACCTGGCCCCTCCGCCTCCCTACGGCCGACACCAGCAAAACtcgctgcttctggagTCGGAAGAACCCGAGGCCGAGGTTGACGAACCCGAAtcccctcctccttctttcgagAGGACTCTGACCAGCACCTCCACCGCTTCTCTGGGAGACCTCCAATGCGAGTACCCCGAAGAAAGCATCAATCTGGCCAAACTGACCCCCCAACAGGGGTCCGTGGAGAACTTGCCCCGAGCTTCCGAGACTGCGACCAACAACCAGCCTACTAGCTCTGTTACAGTGGAAGATGTCACTGATGAGACCACCCCTGGAGATGCAGTTAGCGTCTCTTCCTCTACGTCCGACGGCCAAACAGTCCTGGACATGTTGGAGGAAGCTCAGTCTGTCATCATCGATCCTCCCCAGCGGTCTCTTAACACGTCACCACCTCCTAGTTATAAGAGCGACAGTGACTCAAGTTGA
- a CDS encoding uncharacterized protein (Compare to YALI0A18920g, similar to uniprot|P38776 Saccharomyces cerevisiae YHR048w related to multidrug resistance proteins) — MDTPTTSHHEVVSTTASSFEHSTANSSPEVNVAEIKTPPTVSDGPRSLSDTQDGDRRPEVIMVTLEPDDPENISTQLSLAHKWLLAGIVCATFLQITANSSAFGNATGPIMKELHCGKVVASLGISLFILGLGSGPMLFAPLSEYYGRRPIYIAGLFLYVIFQLPVCLAPNIQTMLVGRFLSAFFSSSFAAVSGGTITDIFDKKTEGDMLVLAMSTFSISPFFGPVIGPLISGFIVQNTKWRWAFWVMMIWSGVLFAIVILFSKETYAPVLTERKVRRLRGEREKNLKDHLVSVFSRDPEKNPSAPVTINEKTPVYYTCALMETKKTQSLGKSVMTNCQRPFGLLSRDPMVLLVCVYSGFLLAIVYGFFVVFPLVFGNIYNFQLQFKGMSFLPLGVGQLTATYGSIPLMRYLTKRFNDKEIAKGKPGGAPELKLIPMMIGCFLCPIGLFWFGWTCYPSIHWIVPMIGSGFFGAGIVLVFAGTFGFLVDGYRVYAASAMAANAFVRSAMACAFPLFARQMFDNWSYHWATSLLGFVSCIMIPIPFVFYIHGEKLRAKSPYAWT, encoded by the coding sequence AGCAAGTTCATTCGAGCACTCTACTGCGAATAGTTCTCCCGAAGTGAATGTTGCTGAAATCAAAACTCCACCAACGGTTTCTGATGGCCCCAGATCTCTGAGTGACACCCAAGATGGAGATCGCCGACCCGAAGTCATCATGGTGACTCTTGAACCTGATGACCCTGAGAATATCTCTACACAACTCAGCTTGGCTCACAAGTGGCTACTAGCAGGCATTGTGTGTGCAACGTTCCTCCAAATCACAGCCAATTCCAGTGCGTTTGGTAACGCTACAGGACCCATCATGAAAGAACTTCATTGTGGAAAAGTGGTGGCTTCTCTAGGTATTTCCCTGTTCATTCTGGGTCTAGGTTCCGGACCCATGTTGTTTGCACCCCTGTCTGAGTACTATGGACGAAGACCCATCTACATTGCTGGTCTGTTTCTTTACGTTATCTTCCAGTTGCCAGTGTGTCTAGCACCTAACATCCAGACAATGCTGGTTGGACGGTTTCTCAGCGCCTTTTTCAGCTCCTCGTTTGCCgctgtctctggaggtACTATCACCGACATCttcgacaagaagaccgagGGCGATATGCTGGTGCTAGCAATGTCAaccttctcaatctcccCCTTTTTTGGTCCAGTAATCGGCCCTCTGATTTCAGGATTCATTGTTCAAAACACAAAGTGGAGATGGGCCTTCTGGGTAATGATGATCTGGAGTGGAGTGCTTTTTGCCATTGTCATCCTGTTCTCCAAGGAAACCTATGCTCCTGTGCTCACTGAACGAAAAGTCAGAAGACTGAGAGGTGAACGGGAGAAGAACTTGAAAGATCATTTGGTTtctgtcttctccagagaccCAGAAAAGAACCCCAGTGCTCCAGTTACCATCAACGAAAAGACCCCAGTCTACTACACCTGTGCTCTGATGGAGACTAAGAAGACTCAGTCTCTGGGAAAAAGTGTCATGACCAACTGTCAGCGACCGTTTGGACTTCTGAGTCGAGATCCAATGGTACTGCTAGTCTGTGTCTACTCTGGATTTCTACTGGCCATTGTGTACGGCTTCTTTGTGGTCTTTCCTCTGGTGTTTGGTAACATCTACAACTTCCAGCTCCAATTCAAGGGCATGTCGTTTCTGCCTCTAGGAGTCGGCCAACTGACAGCGACTTACGGATCCATTCCCTTAATGAGATACCTGACCAAGAGGttcaacgacaaggagatcGCCAAGGGAAAACCCGGAGGAGCGCCCGAGCTGAAACTCATCCCCATGATGATTGGTTGCTTCCTGTGTCCCATTGGTCTCTTTTGGTTCGGATGGACATGTTATCCTTCCATTCACTGGATTGTTCCCATGATCGGCTCCGGATTTTTTGGAGCAGGCATCGTTCTTGTGTTTGCTGGCACTTTTGGGTTCCTCGTAGACGGTTATCGAGTCTACGCTGCTTCAGCGATGGCTGCCAACGCCTTTGTACGATCGGCCATGGCCTGCGCCTTCCCTCTGTTTGCACGACAAATGTTTGACAACTGGAGCTACCATTGGGCCACCAGTTTGCTGGGGTTTGTCAGTTGCATCATGATTCCTATTCCTTTCGTCTTTTATATTCATGGAGAGAAACTGAGAGCAAAGTCTCCTTACGCTTGGACTTAG